Below is a genomic region from Lemur catta isolate mLemCat1 chromosome 15, mLemCat1.pri, whole genome shotgun sequence.
CCTGCCGTCCCCCTAGGCCCTCACCTCAGAGACAAACCTTCACCTCCCTCCCCAACCACATCCAGTCAAGGGGGAGAACAATTTGGGGGTCACCCTGGTACCCGGCAGTAGAGGCCTTTAGTCCAGAGCTCTCTGACCCATGGGGTACCTGAGCCTTCAGAAATGGCAGGGCTGCCTTAGGGTGTGCACTTGGCCCTTGGTGGGCAGGCGAGTGCTGTGGCCATgggcactgaggcccagagaggcgcTCCTGAAGGACCACACGTGACGTCGGGCAGCTCTGGAACTAGCACCCCGGCTTCTCCACCCTCACCTTGCCCTCACCTCCCGACAAGTGAAAGACCCTTTGTCCCCTCCATGAGGACCCAGCGAGGCCCAGGTGTGCCTGGGACAGGCTGCGATGAAGTAGGACCCTGCTTGGAAGAGCCTCCACTGTACCTGGGGGCACCCCGCCACCAAATGCCAGCAACCACTGGGCCCAGACCCCCCATCAGACCAAGTAGGCCCTGACCTAGCGGGTTGCAGCTCCAAAGCTGGGTGGGCCAAAGTCAGAcaggggggctggggcagggacaggcagCGAATGCCCGCTGGGCACCCCGTggcgggggaggcggggaggtggggggcggaAAGAGACCTGGATCTAGTGAAACAGAGTGGCCCCATTTCCAGCAATAGTCGCCTGGCAGTGACACTTAATAAACTGGGACATGATTTCCCTGGGACCCAGACCCTGCCAGCAGCTGCTGGGGGCGCCAAGGGGCGGAGGCCAGGGAGGGCTCCTGCCCAGCACCAGGGCGCCTGATTCACAGGGACTCGCTGCTCCCTTCACTCTGGGCCTGCGCAgggaccctgccccacccccgctGGCCCCATGCTGAGCACAGAGCTGAGTCAGAGCTCCCACCACCTCCACCCAGCCCACGGACtgctgggggacagagagagagccCGGGGGCAAGTGGGTGTGCAGGGAAGCTCGGGCAGGGTGAGGGTGGCTTCAAGTAAGGGAGCTTGCAGGGGCCCCGGTGCCAGGGAGCCTCATCTCCTGGGCTGTCCCATGCCGTGGCACCAAACCTCAAGCACCCTGAGGGTCCACCCACGAGgactccctcctcctgccccagggccttccCTGGCACCTCCCAGACACTCTCCACACCACCAGCCTCCCGATGCTGACCTAGAGGATTCCCCAGAACGGGACCAAGTGTCACACTCGCTCCTGCCACCCCCAGActgcctcaagctcctgggcccACAGCCCCTCCTGGCTGCTCCCAGGGTGCTCCCGTCCCCACCCAGGGACACAAGCTCCTGCCAGCTGCTCAGACAGCCCTTTGTCCCTGGCCGGCTGGTCTGCAGCCCATTGTTGGCCCTGTGAAGACGGCCTCTGTCCACCCGGCCCCAGCCACAGGCACTCGGGCGGGCACGCCTGGGAcccaggctgagctgggaggggcagagcccaTGGACACTCACACGCTGGGGGAGGAGCGCTGGCAGGCAGCGCCACCTCGGTGCCAGCCTGGCACTACCAGCCTCCCAGCCACTAACCTGAGCCTCAAGACACTGCCTTCCTACCCAGTCGCCACATCTCACCCGTCTGCCTGCTCCATCCTCTGTGTTCTGGCCCCGCTCTGATGCAGACCCCCAGATCTCTGATCCCCTCCTTGCCTCTGGGCTTGCCCTCCCAGCAGGGCTTCCTCGCCACCCTCCCCTCACCAAGCCCTGCCAGCTCTCCTGCCCCTTCgctgccctccccagctccccgGAGAAGTCAAGAGGCCTGGGCCAGCACGAGATGACCCTGGCCTGCCTGGCTCACCATGAGGATGTCCGCAGTGATGGCCCAGTTAGAAAACAGCAGCGTCTCCCCAACAAAGATACAGATCTGCCCAGGAGAGAGCAGAGCAAGCGTCAGGGGACCCCTCCACCcaccagcagctccaggctgCCCCCTGCACACTGGCTGCTGGCAGGGAGCCCCCAAAGTCTCCCTCCCCGGCCCCCGTCTCCTAACAGTCAGGCTCACACCGAATGAGTGGGCTATCCAGAGACTTCAAGCCATGCCCACAGCCCTGAGACCCAGGCATGGACACAGCAGGAGTAGGCAGCCCAAGGACTGAGCCTCCCCGTGCGGAGGGAGGGTCCAGCAAGTCAGACCAGACTCCTGTTCCAGAACCTTCcgaggcccagccccagccacccccGGCACTCACATAGGCTCCCACGATGCTGGTCTTGGCGGCCACAAAGATCAGGCAGATGAAGATGGCAGAACCCAGCATGCCCACAGCACACACCAGGGGGTCAGCCCGCTGGGTCCGCAGGCGGCACCAGCGTGTGGCTCCTGCACCCGTGACCACACCCAGAAAGCCGGTAAAGCAGGTGATGGCCCCAAAGATGAGACTGTGGGGACAGAAGACAGCGGGGCACACGTTGAGAGGAAgccaaggctgaggcagaggagtTCTCCCATCCGGGGTCCCTCACCGCCCTGTGTCCACCCCGCCCGGCCCTACCTGTCCTTGGCCCCACAGGGTGGGCTGTTGCATGTCTCCACCGTCTTCTGCACCACCTGAGCGCGGTGCAGGTAGAGCGGGATCCACATGCCCAGGGCCCCGGTGGCGAAGGATACGGCGGACGTGGCCAGAGAGGAAAAGACGTAGCTGCGGCTGGGGACAAGGCCAGGACACCATTCAGCTCCCGCAGGCAGCCCCACGGGTCAGGGCCTGGGAggctccctcttctcccccagcCTGCTGGCCCACAGCGCCCCCCGGGGACAGACGGCCTCAAATGCCTCCCCTTACAGGCCCTGGGGGTGAGGGTTCAGGCTGCAGGAATAATAAACTCTAGTGGCCAAAATGTCACTCCTAGTACCGTGGGCAGTGGAGATGGCAGGGAGTCCGGCTGAGGGTGCTGGTGGGCTGCCCTGCAGGGGGTGCTTCTCATATTGgcacccctccctctccccaccagacCTCTCCCAGCGGTACTCACTTTCGGATCAGGGCCTTCATGTCACGGAGCCACGAGGTCCGTGCCTTGAGCTGCCCCCCGAGCTGGTCAGCATGGCCTCTCTTAGTGGCCGGGACCAGGACGAGGATGAGCGTTCCTGTGATCATGCCCAGGACAGGGGACACCTGGTGGCAAAGGGAGCATGAAGTTAGGGGACCAGGGCCCAGGTGGCGTTGTCTCTGCTGCGCTGGGAGGGCGCAGGCAAGCTGTGCCTTCTCGGGCCCGGCTGCCTCCACTGCGCTGGTATCTGCCCAGCCCTCCTGACTGCGGCTGAGCAAAGCCACCCGGGATGAGGTCAGCCAAGGGCTCGGGGGTGCAAAATGGAACGTCCAGACCAGGGGCAGGACAGGATGGAGAGGGTGAAAGGAAGACTGACAGGccgaaggaagaaggaagggatggaTCAATGGATCAACGGATGGACAGATGGACGGACAGGTGGAATGATGACTTTGAAGGAAGAGAGTTCGCTCCTGGGGACAGGGAGCCAGATACCAACTCTGCTCATCCCCCTGGGGCTAGCGAAGCTCCCCAGGTGGGCTCCTCACCCTGTCGGGCACTGGGAAGGGACTGGCTGGGCATGAAGTTCCAGCTAATAGAAGCTGGAGGCTGTCATTTGGGAGGGGCCCACACCGGCCACACCAGCACCTCCAGCAGCCGGTGAGAACACAGAAATCTGTCCCCACCCGCACCAGCCCGGGAGCCACCAGCCCAGCTTCCTCTCCAAGCCACCCTCgctcgcccccccccccaccaagaaATTCCACGGAGGCTGATTCCTTCCTGCTTTTGAGGAAAAAACACTTTGTCTTAAGCTTCCGCTCCTCCAAGAGACTGGGGATCTCTGTTTCCTCCGATTGCACTGTCCTGCGGCCTTGGTCACTCGCCCCGAACCCTCCGGCGAGACAGGAAGTGGCTCCAGACCCTGGGGGCCCCACACAGAGGTCTTGTCCCAGCCTTACACTAGCAGAGCCCCAGGGCTCGAGCAGGAAGCACCACCGTGGACCTGGAATTTCCTGACATGGTGGGAGGAGAATCCTTGGTCCTCTCAACCTGGGACGCCCAGGGTGGAAGATTCCAACCCTCAGACTGAGGGTGGCCGGGCTGTGACTCTCTCGCCCCACACCTGAGCTCCCTGACACCTCAGTCTGGACTAATCTAGAAGGGCAAGGACTTCAGAGCCCAGGCTGGTGAGGGAGGAAGACTGGGGGTTGCAGCCTGGGCTCTAGGCTAGGTTGGAATCTCTGGGCAACTCTGGGACAAGAGCCGGACTAGGGGTACACTCGTGGGCGGGGACCTAGGGCTTACCCTCAAGGCCCAGTGCCAGTCCCCAGCTGCCTGCTTCACGCTGGAGCCAGTGATGTAGCCCAGGCCGCTGCAGAGAAGACGGACATGTGTCAGGTTGggcaggatgggggctgggggcagggaacgCTCGCTGGTCTACAAGGCAGGCCCCCCCGACCCTCCCAGCCAGCTGGCCAGGGAGCAGGTCCAGGCGTTTCTCCAAGGCTGCCGCCACATGTTCAGTTAGCTGAGGGCACCTGCCTGGGCCGGAACCCCAGGGGGAGGGAGTGCTCAGAAGTCCGAGGGACCTCGCCCGGATCCTCACCCAAACCCTGGCATCTCCCGCTCTCACCTGCCCAGCGGGATGGCGAAGTAGAAGACAGACAGCATGAGCGTGCGCGTGTTCTTGGTGAAGAGGTCGCCGATGATGGTGGGTGCGATGGTGGAGTAGCTGGCCTCCCCGATGCCCACCAGCCCCCGGGACAGGACCAGCAGCCAGAAGTACTGTGGGAGAGGGCAGAGAATGCTGGGGGCCCGCCCGCTCCTCCTCATCCTCGCTCCCTCCTGCTCGTCCTTGCTTCCCActttgctcccctcccccacacggtccaggagcagggagaggagggagcccaCCCTTGCCTCAGCCAAGACTACACCCCCAggccactctgggcctcagtttgccccTCTGTATAGTGGGTCTGATGGGCATGGCTGGCACAGTGCTGGGGTGGGACTGGACAGGCCCCTCTGTCCCCATAAGCACTGGGGACGTAAGCCTGCATCTCCACCACCCCACCAGCTGGGAGACCTCCGCCCTGGTTCTGGCCTTGCCTCAGGAGCCACAagtcaccccccaccccccccacactgTGTCCCTTGCCTAACCAGGGTGGCTGAGCCAACCCTGGCAGCACTGGAGGGCCCAGCGTgaatggggagggggcaggacagCCCAGGGGGCTCAGAGCTCCCCCGATACACACATCAAAGGACAAAGCCCAGCTGAGCCAGGAAGGGTGGGGCCATGCCAGCTGCTGGTGGCAGTCCCCCTTTGATGTGGACCTGTCCCCTCCGTCCCCCAGCTGCCCAGGGCCTGAGAACCCAGCCTGGTCATCgttccccagccccacccggACCACCCATCTGGCCAGCAGCGCTCACATCCAGCCCTCCCCCGGGTCTCTCGGaccccccccatctgcccaccTTGCTCCTGGCCCCTTGTGCCCGCAGGTGCCACCCACTGTCTCTGACCCCTCGTTCTGATGCCTGTAGCTGTTTCACCCTGTCACTGTCCCACCCTGTCACTGTCCccatcttcctctcctcccttggCCCCAAGCCTCCGTTTCTCTCCCTGGGAAACCATCTGCCCACAGCCTTGGCCTATTTCTCCGCTGGGCTGTTTGTCTCGTTTGTATTGATTTATATCAGCTTTTCTGCATCCCAGGGATCGATCCTGTATGATCTGTGTTTTTGTCATCCTTCTTTCAACCTTGTGGAGAGTTTCAGCACACGGGGGCTTCGggttgttttgtttcatttgatgCTGTCGAATCTGTTGATTTTTCCTTAATGGCTTCTGGATTTCAGGAAGGCCTACTCCATCCCAAAATTATAAAGACATTCTCCTACGCTGTCTGTTTGGTAGATTTtagagagagaaggaggatggGAGAGACCCCTCCGGGCATCGTCCTCAGTGCGCTGGCGGCAGGAGGGCTCCTGTCCCCCCCCAACCACCCCCGGGAACCTGCTTTATCCCGCCTCTGTCGTGAACACACAGGCACAGACGAACATCAAAGGAGCCACGCCACGCGTCTCAGCCCGCAGCCTCCCTTCCCTGTCAGTCTTGCTGAATCCCACGCGTGCTGGTTAATAAAGATCTGGTTCCTTCTTTGGCTGTCGAGGGTCTCACAGTATGAATACAGCCCGTTTAACTGTGCACGCCCAGGGCTGGTCACTTAGATtgcttccctctttttttctatcACAGGACTGCAATGAACGTCCTTGCATGCCGCGTCCAGACGCGGGAGCTTCTCTCTTGGGTCTGAACCTCCAAGCAGAAGGCTGGGGCGCGGCGGGTTAGTGTTACGATATCCTGCCATTTCGCTCTCCAGAAACGCCACCAATTTACACTCCCGCCAGCAGGGCTGCGGCCCCGGTTCCCCACAGCTTTAataacacttggtattgtcaacCTTTTCAATTGCTGCCCATCTGATGGGTgcgaaatggtatctcattgtggtttcaatttgcatttccccgattaCTCCAGAGTCTGAGCGGGTCTGAGCACCGACTCTTCTTACACGTATTGGTCGTTTGAGTATCTTCTCCTGGAATTGCCCGGAACTGTCCTTTGCCCGTTTTTCTGTTAGGTtatctttttctcattgatttataGATTTCAGAATTTGCTCTGTGCCTGACTTTCACTTACCTGGAATTTATTCTGCAGTGTGGTTTGAAACACAGACCAAACTTGTTTTTTCAAAGCAGGTGGACAGCCCGTTCTCCCCAAACCACTTGCTTGAGACGCGACTTTCATCCTACGCTAAATCCCCATAGAACTACAGGACTCCGTTTCATTGATCTTAGTCTAGCCCTCTGCTGTTTTAGTCGGAATAGCTGTATTTTGATAACTGATAGGGCAAATCccttttcattgttatttttcacAATGTTCTTGGCTGTTCCTGGGCATTTTCTCAGAATCGCATTGCCGAGGTCCACCAAACCCCCCGGGACTCCGACTGTGCCTGCTATGAATTTACAGATTAACTGGGGTGacttgtctgtttctctctctgcctctgctcctcttctctccccacccaccttctCCCTCTGCACACGAAGAGGGGGGCCCAGCCCGGGCATCGTGGTCCTGGACTTACTGGTCAGTCCCAGAAGCGGCCCCAGAGGTCAGCAACCAGGGGCCTGGCCAGGCACAAGATGAGGCCCAGAGGGGTCCTAGAGGCTTCTGGTCCTGttcctgtgtttttgtttttgttttttttttttattttaagagagaggatctctgtcacccaggctggaatgcagtggtgtgatcagagctcactgcagcttcgaactcctgggctcaagtgatcctcctgcctcagcctcccaagtggctggaactacaggcatgcaccactatgtcctactaattttttttttatatttttaaaaataaatttagggggtacaagttgaattctgttactcaactaatttttctattttttgcagacacagggtctcactgtgttgcccaggctggtctcgaactcctggcctcaagttatcctcccacctcgacctcccaaaacACTAGGATCATAGACATGAGCTACCATACCTGGCCCAGGTCTTGTTTTTGACTGTGGCCGCCAGGCTCCACTGGCCAGTCTGGGCTTGGAGGTCACCAGGCCTGACGCTCCTCCATGAAGCTGCCCCAGGAAGCACAGTTGCCTCCTGCAAACCTGCAGattctctctgccctccctccaaGCTCCCTTCCACCAACCCCAGTCTGACCCCACCCCTGTCCCTCTTCAAACTCTTCCAGGGCTCCACACTGccctgggaggaagcccaggccctCTGTCGCTGCCTTCCTTCACAGCCAAACACGatcctcctctttctttcaacACATGCcaccatctctgcctctgtgggtttgctccctctgcccctgctgtCTTCACCAAGAGGCCTAATCTCCCAGTCCTGCCTACCtcgctcaaatgccacctcctccaggaagccttccctgaccacgtGGATTTCAAGAGACCGCCCTCTCTTCAAGGAGGGCTCTCAGCACTTTGTCTGCACATCCTGAAGGCTCTGAGCTCCTTTCACATCTTCCTACCCCCGAGCCTCGGTGCTCCCAAGGACAGGGCCAGACTgaaagctccttgaggacagatcCTGatcttctccccttcttcctccatctctctcaAAAGCAGCCATCATGTGATTATCTACCCTCTGCTTGAATACCCCTAGTGGTGGGAAACTCACTACCTCACAAGCAACATAGTTCCTCTctggaagaaagaacagaaatatgaTTTGTTGAACACCTGTCACGTTCCAGGGTCCGGACATTCATTAGCTCAGTCATTTCTCATAAGAAACCTTCAAGTTGGGAGgtattagccccattttaaagatgaggaaactggggctcagagaggttaagtaagtttTTTCCAGGTCACAAAGCTGAATGGGCAACAGTTGAGATATTCAAATCCAGGACTGTAAGAGCCAAATGAGAAATGTCTTCTTTATGTTGAATTGATGTTTTCCTCCCCGGCACTTTTACCCAAGGAATTAGCTGAGCAAACTGAGCAAGAACCAGAGAGGGATAGTGACTCACCTGGGTTCACACAGCCAGGtagcggcagagccaggactggagcCCAGGGTCCTCGCTCCTAGGCCAGACTTGCTCGCCCTGTCCCTTGCATCCCAGCACCCGTCCCAGATCAGAGGGCAGCTCAGAAAGTCAGGACGCCACACAGGGCTGCGAGTCCCTCAGTTCAGGCAGGGAGAAGCCCTAACTACAAGGCTGGTTTACAGACGTACCCAAAGACCCCCTCATCCCTCTGCACCGGGAAGACGCTGTCTGGGGTTCAAGCCCCAGGCTGGACTAACACAGGCCAGTGAGACTCGCCACCCACTGGAAGGACCAGGACACGGGGGATGGGACGAGCAAGGACGCCGGGTGGGAAGCCAGGGCGGGCCTCACCTGCTGGGGGATGAAGGAGCTGGAGAAGGTCACTGCCGACCAGAAGAAAATGCCACAGCTGAGGATCACCTTCCTGTTGAAGCGGTCGCCCAGGTAGCCGAAGATGGGGGCAGCCACCATGAAGCTGCAGATGAACACTGTGCAGGGAGAGGGGAGCTTGAGGGGCAGCACAGGGTCCCCTGGCTGGGCCCAGCTGCCCATACCACCCTGGCCTGAGGCCACGTGCCTGTGAGACAAAGCCCAGCTCGGGCCAGGGACCCAGGAAGCAGCTCAGAGAGGGGCCACCTCCACCGGGCCCATGCCCAGGGGATGCGAGAAAGGGCTTACTGGGTCCTCTCTAATGCAAAGTCCAAAGTTTGTCCAGTTTTGGGTGAGCCCTGTTtgggtagtttttattttttatttattattattttgtagagatggggtctcactgtgttgcccaggctggtctcaaactcccgggctcaagcgatcctccaaccttggcctcccagagtgctgggataacaggcatgagccaccacacctggccaaccttttaaaagagtaaagatctatttattgagtgctttctatatgccaggccctgctctggggGCTCACCACATAGTATCTTGTGTATCTTTCCaacccctctcccacctcacAGACCAGGAGACAgactcagagagggaaagtgacatGCCCAAGGCCCCACAGGCAGTAAACGTCCCAATGGAGATTTGTCCCcatctgtctggctccagagtctgtatCCCTTATACTTTGTCACATTACACTCATACTTGGGAAAGAGGATCAGAGAAGGGAAGAGATCTacccaaagacacacagcaaaTCAGGGCAGAGCTGGACCAGAAACCCCAGGTCTCACACCTGCCAGATCACACAGCCACCCTCACTCCCAGTGAGCTGTAAAGGCTTTTCTGACAGTTGAAAACACTGTCATCTATTtattcatccacccatccctccatccaaccatccattcATTTGACAACTTTTTTTTAGTGCCTACAATGTATCTGGCACTGTGGCACTGTTTTAGGTGTTTGGGAGacagcaataaataaaacagacaaaaagtcCTGCCCTGTGGATCCTTCATTCTGGTAAGGAGAAACTGACAATAAATCCATAACATAGGAAGTCAGATGGTGACAAGTGCTATAGAAGGTGAGAAAGGTGAAACAGAAGCTGGGAAGCAtgaatgtgagagagagagagagagagcagatgcCACAATTTACAATAGAGGGATAGAGAAGGTGACATGTCAACAAAGTCTTAGAGGAGGTAAGGAAATAAATCATGCAAATATTGGGAtaagaacagcaagtgcaaaggccctggggcaggagtgtACTTAGCATGTTGGAGGAACAGGAAAGAGGCCGGAGTGGCTGGAGTGAAGGGGTAGGAGATAAAGTTGACAGGCCAGGTAGGGTATGGCCTTGTGGCCCACTGTGATGACCACGGCTTCCATGGGTGAGAAAGGAAAACACCAGAGGATGCTGAGCAAAGGAGTGATGGGGCCTGGCTTTGTTCTTTCCCCAGAACAAGAGAGCAGCAGACTTTTAGAGGACGCCATGGGGGAGCCACCGTCAGTGATGGAAGTGAGCTTGGAGGTCCCAGGTGGGATGAGGCCCAGAACAACATGGGGCAGACCCTGGGTCACACAGCGAGGCagcccccatccctccccccgGGAGGCAGTCCCACAGCTGACGGGCAGATGGCCAGACAAAGGCCGGGGTGGGCAGCCAGGGCAGCCAGTGGCTGGCCTCTGACCGCCGGGCTGAATGTGTGCGTGGTCTCGGCTGCTCCCCCGCGGACCTGAGTCCCTGGTGAGGCGGGACtgggagaagagaaaggcaggggaggagggagggatggagggaggggggcaaggggcgagagggctgggcagaggtgcCTGGACTGGGCTGGAGGGGCGACTGCCCCTCTTCAACCCCAGCAAGAGCAGGCCGGTGAGTGTGCACGGGTGGTCGGGGGCGGGAGGAGACCTGTTAATCCCAACTCTGTGCGATTTGGGGCCTTGGGCAGAATCGGCACAGAGGTACCCAAGTGGGCACCTGAGACACACTGCCTGGGCTGGAAATCGGCTCTGTTCCTTCCTGGCTGGTAACCTTAGGTCACAGCCTTTCTGTGTCCCCActtcagtggtgtgctggtaaatgtttaacagctGGCTCTCTGAACAAGGGGCTGGGGCGCCCTGACGTAGTGTAGTGTTTGCTAATTTTCTTGGTATAcatactcccaccatggctgattccAAGCCACCAAAATAATGTCACTGATGAGAGTTGGGAAGATCGGTAGTAACACCCCTTTGTATAGTGTTTCTACCACACGGATAAAATAGACATCATTAACCTCAAGACTACAGATAATAGTTAAGGGAGTAAATTAATTAGGAAGTGGTGACTcttgagtatttattacctttgtttttaatataaat
It encodes:
- the SPNS2 gene encoding protein spinster homolog 2, which encodes MMCLECASAAAGGAEEEEADAERRRRRRGAQRGAGGSGCCGARGAGGAGVSAADDEVQTLSGSVRRAPSGPPSTPGTPGCAAAAKGPSAQQPKPASLGRGRGAAAAILSLGNVLNYLDRYTVAGVLLDIQQHFGVKDRGAGLLQSVFICSFMVAAPIFGYLGDRFNRKVILSCGIFFWSAVTFSSSFIPQQYFWLLVLSRGLVGIGEASYSTIAPTIIGDLFTKNTRTLMLSVFYFAIPLGSGLGYITGSSVKQAAGDWHWALRVSPVLGMITGTLILVLVPATKRGHADQLGGQLKARTSWLRDMKALIRNRSYVFSSLATSAVSFATGALGMWIPLYLHRAQVVQKTVETCNSPPCGAKDSLIFGAITCFTGFLGVVTGAGATRWCRLRTQRADPLVCAVGMLGSAIFICLIFVAAKTSIVGAYICIFVGETLLFSNWAITADILMYVVIPTRRATAVALQSFTSHLLGDAGSPYLIGYISDLIRQSTKDSPLWEFLSLGYALMLCPFVVVLGGMFFLATALFFLSDRAKAEQQVNQLVMLPASVKV